In Sphingobacterium sp. PCS056, the following proteins share a genomic window:
- a CDS encoding IS3 family transposase (programmed frameshift): MKKTRFTETQIVRALKEGEEGRKTDDICRELEISKATFYNWKSRYGGMEASDVKRLKELEEENARLKKMFAELSMNHDILKEVINKKRLGLRQQKQLTQEIVLDHGLSVAGACKLTGMCRSQYYYVSKKDDSAVMAALDDLSSKHPVYGFRKLYAYLRREGKPWNHKKVYRVYKLLNMNKKRRVKRRLPVRQKQPLEQQVSINQKWSMDFMSDSLASGNRFRTFNVMDDCSREILCIEVATSISSVRVTRALEQIIDWRGKPFCLRVDNGPEFTSHHFDLWCKSQGIAIQFIQPGKPMQNGYIERFNRSYRKEILDAYLFFNLAEVREHTQIWMDEYNNNRPHEGLGNLTPAELSENIRQKQQINKLVT; encoded by the exons ATGAAAAAGACACGTTTTACAGAAACCCAGATTGTAAGAGCTCTCAAAGAAGGAGAAGAAGGTAGAAAGACGGATGATATCTGCCGGGAGCTTGAGATTAGCAAAGCCACCTTTTATAACTGGAAAAGTCGTTACGGTGGCATGGAAGCATCTGATGTCAAGCGCCTGAAGGAACTTGAAGAAGAAAATGCACGCCTGAAAAAGATGTTTGCCGAGCTGAGTATGAACCATGATATCCTAAAAGAAGTCATCA ACAAAAAAAGGTTGGGGCTCCGGCAACAAAAACAGTTAACTCAGGAAATTGTCCTAGATCACGGTTTGAGTGTCGCCGGAGCCTGTAAATTGACAGGTATGTGCCGTTCACAATATTACTATGTTAGCAAGAAAGACGACAGTGCCGTGATGGCAGCATTAGATGATCTGTCCTCCAAACATCCTGTATATGGATTTCGAAAACTATATGCCTACTTGCGCAGAGAAGGTAAGCCCTGGAATCATAAGAAAGTATACAGGGTATATAAGCTGCTCAATATGAATAAGAAGAGACGTGTCAAACGTCGGCTTCCTGTTCGGCAGAAACAACCTTTGGAACAACAGGTCAGCATAAATCAAAAATGGAGCATGGACTTTATGAGCGATAGCTTGGCAAGCGGAAACAGATTTAGAACCTTTAATGTAATGGATGACTGTTCCCGTGAAATATTGTGTATCGAAGTAGCTACCTCTATTTCTTCTGTACGGGTCACCCGGGCACTGGAACAAATCATAGACTGGCGAGGTAAGCCGTTCTGTCTGCGTGTAGATAATGGCCCCGAATTCACCAGTCATCATTTTGATCTCTGGTGTAAAAGTCAAGGCATCGCGATTCAATTTATTCAGCCCGGAAAACCTATGCAAAACGGTTATATCGAACGTTTTAATCGAAGTTATCGAAAAGAAATTTTGGATGCTTATTTATTTTTCAACCTGGCAGAAGTCCGAGAACATACCCAAATATGGATGGATGAATATAATAACAACAGGCCTCACGAAGGACTTGGCAATCTTACACCAGCGGAATTATCAGAAAATATTAGACAAAAACAACAAATAAATAAATTAGTAACGTAA